The following coding sequences are from one Vulpes vulpes isolate BD-2025 chromosome 12, VulVul3, whole genome shotgun sequence window:
- the TMPRSS4 gene encoding transmembrane protease serine 4, protein MDPDSDQPLNSLDVTPLRKPRTPLETFKKVGIPIIAALLSVAIIIIVAVLIKVILDKYYFLCGQPLHFIPRRQVCDGQQDCASGEDEQHCVKNFPDGSPVAVRLSRDRSTLQVLDPATGSWASACFDNFTEALAKTACGQMGYDSKPTFRAVEISPDQDLDVVGITENGQELQVQNLSGPCLSGSLVSLHCLACGESLKAPRVVGGEKASVDSWPWQVSIQYNKQHICGGSILDPHWILTAAHCFRKHHDVSNWKVRAGSDKLGSFPSLPVANIFVFELNTTYPKEKDIALVKLQFPLTFSGTVRPICLPFFDEELIPATPLWVIGWGFTEPDGGKMSDTLLQASVQVINHTRCNAEDAYQGEVTEMMLCAGILEGGVDTCQGDSGGPLMYHSDQWQVVGIVSWGHGCGGPSTPGVYTKVTAYLNWIYNVRKSTP, encoded by the exons ATG GATCCGGACAGTGATCAACCCCTGAACAGCCTTG ATGTCACCCCACTGCGCAAACCCCGCACTCCCCTGGAGACCTTCAAAAAGGTGGGGATCCCCATCATCGCAGCCTTGCTGAGTGTAGCGATCATCATCATCGTGGCTGTCCTCA tcAAGGTGATTCTGGACAAATACTACTTCCTCTGCGGGCAGCCTCTCCACTTCATCCCGAGGAGGCAGGTGTGTGATGGCCAGCAGGACTGTGCCTCAGGGGAGGACGAGCAGCACTGTGTCAAGAACTTCCCCGATGGGTCCCCAGTGGCAG TCCGCCTCTCCAGGGACCGATCCACTCTGCAGGTGCTGGATCCAGCTACAGGGAGCTGGGCCTCTGCCTGCTTTGACAACTTCACAGAAGCTCTGGCCAAGACAGCCTGTGGGCAGATGGGCTATGACAG CAAACCCACCTTCAGAGCTGTGGAGATCAGCCCAGACCAAGATCTGGATGTTGTTGGAATCACAGAGAACGGCCAGGAGCTTCAGGTGCAAAACCTAAGTGG ACCCTGTCTCTCAGGCTCCCTGGTCTCCCTGCACTGCCTCG CCTGTGGGGAGAGCCTGAAGGCCCCTCGGGTGGTGGGCGGGGAGAAGGCCTCTGTGGATTCTTGGCCCTGGCAGGTCAGCATCCAGTACAACAAACAACATATCTGTGGAGGGAGCATCCTGGACCCCCACTGGATCCTCACAGCAGCCCACTGCTTCAG GAAGCATCACGATGTGTCCAATTGGAAGGTGAGGGCTGGCTCTGACAAATTGGGCTCCTTCCCATCCTTGCCTGTGGCCAACATCTTCGTCTTTGAGCTCAACACCACGTACCCTAAAGAGAAGGACATTGCGCTTGTGAAGCTGCAGTTCCCACTCACATTCTCCG GCACAGTCAGGCCCATCTGCCTGCCTTTTTTTGATGAGGAGCTCATTCCAGCCACCCCTCTCTGGGTCATCGGATGGGGCTTTACGGAGCCGGATGGAG GAAAGATGTCCGACACCCTGCTACAGGCATCTGTCCAGGTCATTAACCACACTCGGTGCAATGCAGAGGACGCATACCAGGGGGAAGTCACCGAAATGATGCTGTGCGCAGGCATCCTGGAGGGCGGCGTGGACACCTGCCAG GGTGACAGCGGTGGGCCCTTGATGTATCACTCTGACCAGTGGCAGGTGGTGGGCATCGTGAGCTGGGGCCATGGCTGTGGGGGTCCCAGTACCCCGGGAGTGTACACCAAGGTCACAGCCTATCTCAACTGGATCTACAATGTCCGAAAG TCTACACCATGA